The Vicinamibacterales bacterium genome has a segment encoding these proteins:
- the sufD gene encoding Fe-S cluster assembly protein SufD, with the protein MSPVAERQETYLAEYGQFTQDRGHAAPAWVKERRAAASSRFAEVGFPTTRQEDWRFTNIAPIAECEFALASGAFAQAPALVAGVNVPGAVRLVIVNGQFAASLSDLRTLPKGLRIASLRDGARDATDGLEKHLARVFSLDAHPFAALNTAFLDDGVAIMVTAGAVVETPVHIVIVTGSDLPPEASAKGGGQPVVAHPRVLIIAGANSQVRVAQTFIGAPGDVYFNNAVAEVVVGEGAVVDLYTDQRESDQAFHLANIQAHVEAKGVFSSHAFSTGGRIMRHDIGIGLKGEGADCTMNGVYLADGDRLMDTHTSLDHAMPHCTSHEIYKGILAGKAKAVFNGRIIVRLDAQKTDAKQTNRALLLSDDATINSNPQLEIFADDVKCTHGAAVGQLDEEALFYLQARGLTRADARDMLLHAFAGEVIAGLKIPALREQIEANFFSALARDIALRPGSGQEGR; encoded by the coding sequence ATGAGCCCCGTGGCGGAACGACAGGAAACCTATCTGGCCGAATATGGCCAGTTCACGCAGGACCGCGGCCACGCCGCGCCGGCGTGGGTGAAGGAGCGCCGGGCAGCGGCGTCCAGCCGATTCGCGGAGGTCGGCTTCCCGACCACCCGCCAGGAAGACTGGCGGTTCACCAACATCGCGCCGATTGCCGAGTGTGAGTTCGCGCTGGCATCCGGCGCGTTCGCCCAGGCGCCCGCGCTGGTGGCCGGCGTCAACGTGCCCGGCGCGGTCCGGCTCGTGATCGTCAACGGCCAGTTCGCCGCCAGCCTGTCGGACTTGCGCACGCTGCCCAAGGGCCTTCGCATTGCCAGCCTGCGGGACGGCGCGCGGGACGCCACCGACGGCCTGGAGAAGCACCTCGCCAGGGTCTTCAGCCTCGACGCCCATCCGTTCGCGGCGCTCAACACCGCGTTCCTGGACGACGGCGTGGCGATCATGGTGACCGCGGGCGCCGTCGTCGAAACGCCGGTTCACATCGTGATCGTCACCGGTAGCGACCTGCCCCCCGAAGCCTCGGCGAAGGGGGGCGGCCAGCCGGTGGTCGCGCATCCGCGCGTGCTGATCATCGCCGGCGCCAACAGCCAGGTGCGCGTGGCGCAGACCTTCATCGGCGCCCCCGGCGACGTCTACTTCAACAACGCCGTGGCCGAGGTCGTGGTGGGCGAAGGCGCGGTGGTTGACCTCTACACCGACCAGCGCGAATCGGACCAGGCCTTTCACCTGGCCAACATCCAGGCCCACGTCGAGGCGAAGGGCGTGTTTTCGTCGCACGCGTTTTCAACCGGCGGCCGGATCATGCGCCACGACATCGGGATTGGCCTGAAGGGCGAAGGCGCCGACTGCACCATGAACGGCGTCTACCTCGCCGACGGCGACCGCCTCATGGACACGCACACCTCGCTCGATCACGCCATGCCGCACTGCACGAGCCACGAGATCTACAAGGGCATCCTGGCCGGCAAGGCCAAGGCAGTGTTCAACGGCCGCATCATCGTCCGGCTCGACGCGCAGAAGACCGACGCCAAGCAGACCAACCGCGCCCTGCTGCTGTCGGATGACGCGACCATCAACTCGAACCCGCAGCTCGAGATCTTCGCGGACGATGTGAAGTGTACGCATGGCGCGGCGGTGGGGCAGTTGGATGAAGAGGCGCTGTTTTATCTGCAGGCGCGCGGCCTGACCCGCGCCGACGCCCGCGACATGCTGCTGCACGCGTTTGCCGGCGAGGTAATCGCCGGCCTCAAGATTCCGGCGCTGCGGGAACAGATTGAGGCCAACTTCTTCAGTGCGCTGGCACGGGACATCGCCCTTCGACCAGGCTCAGGGCAGGAGGGACGGTGA
- the sufC gene encoding Fe-S cluster assembly ATPase SufC gives MLDVKNLQVRVEDKAILRGINLTVKAGEVHAIMGPNGSGKSTFARALAGHPGYEVTGGSVTYQGKDLLDMDPDERAREGVFMAFQYPVEIPGVNNAYFLKAALNAKRRHQGLDELDAMDFMALVKEKLKILHVDESMLMRSVNEGFSGGEKKRNEIFHMAVLEPTLAVLDETDSGLDIDALRVVADGVNAMRSPERAFIVVTHYQRLLEYIVPDYVHVLADGRIVRSGGRDLALELEAKGYAWTEPAATGARK, from the coding sequence ATGCTTGACGTCAAGAATCTTCAGGTTAGGGTCGAAGACAAGGCAATCCTCCGCGGCATCAACCTCACGGTGAAGGCCGGCGAAGTGCACGCCATCATGGGGCCCAACGGCTCCGGCAAGAGCACGTTCGCCCGGGCCCTCGCCGGGCATCCCGGCTACGAGGTCACCGGCGGCTCCGTCACCTACCAGGGCAAGGACCTGCTCGACATGGATCCGGACGAGCGCGCCCGCGAGGGCGTGTTCATGGCGTTCCAATACCCGGTGGAAATCCCCGGCGTCAACAACGCCTACTTCCTCAAGGCGGCGCTGAATGCCAAGCGCAGGCACCAGGGCCTCGACGAACTCGACGCCATGGACTTCATGGCGCTGGTCAAGGAGAAGCTCAAGATCCTGCATGTCGACGAGTCGATGCTGATGCGCTCGGTGAACGAGGGCTTCTCGGGCGGTGAGAAGAAGCGCAACGAGATCTTCCACATGGCGGTGCTCGAGCCGACCCTGGCCGTGCTCGACGAAACCGATTCCGGCCTCGACATCGATGCGCTGCGAGTGGTGGCCGATGGCGTCAATGCCATGCGCAGCCCGGAACGCGCGTTCATCGTCGTGACGCACTACCAGCGCCTGCTCGAGTACATCGTGCCGGACTACGTCCACGTGCTGGCCGACGGCCGGATCGTCCGATCGGGTGGCCGCGACCTGGCCCTGGAGCTCGAAGCGAAGGGCTATGCCTGGACCGAGCCCGCGGCGACCGGGGCGAGGAAGTAA
- the sufB gene encoding Fe-S cluster assembly protein SufB has translation MSTATKQIEELANTEYKYGFVTDVEQDIVPVGLNEDVVRLISSKKGEPEWMLDWRLKAFRAWLKMEEPHWQNVTYEPIDYQGVSYYAAPSEKKKLNSLDEVDPEIRATFDKLGIPIEEQKLLSNVAVDAVFDSVSVATTFRSKLAELGIIFCSFSEAVKNHPGLVKQYVGSVVPHTDNYFAALNSAVFSDGSFVYIPKGVRCPMELSTYFRINAKNTGQFERTLIIADEGATVSYLEGCTAPMRDEHQLHAAVVELVAHTDATIKYSTVQNWYPGDKNGKGGIYNFVTKRGICKGDRSKITWTQVETGSAVTWKYPSCILQGNDSVGEFYSVAVTNNHQQADTGTKMIHLGKNTRSTIVSKGISAGRGQNTYRGAVKIGRNAANARNYSQCDSLLIGDRCGAHTFPYLEIKNTTAKVEHEASTSKIGEDQIFYCESRGISKEDAINMIVSGFCKEVFRELPMEFAVEAQKLLGISLEGSVG, from the coding sequence ATGAGCACAGCAACCAAGCAAATCGAAGAACTGGCGAACACCGAATACAAGTACGGGTTCGTCACCGACGTCGAGCAGGACATCGTCCCGGTCGGCCTGAACGAGGACGTCGTCCGCTTGATCTCGTCGAAGAAGGGCGAGCCCGAGTGGATGCTCGACTGGCGCCTCAAGGCGTTCCGCGCGTGGCTCAAGATGGAAGAGCCGCACTGGCAGAACGTCACCTACGAGCCGATCGACTACCAGGGCGTGAGCTACTATGCCGCGCCCTCGGAGAAGAAGAAGCTGAACAGCCTGGACGAGGTTGACCCGGAGATCCGCGCCACCTTCGACAAGCTGGGCATCCCGATCGAAGAGCAGAAGCTGCTCTCGAACGTGGCGGTCGACGCCGTGTTCGACTCGGTGTCGGTGGCGACGACCTTCCGCAGCAAGCTGGCCGAGCTCGGCATCATCTTCTGCTCGTTCTCGGAAGCCGTGAAGAATCACCCCGGGCTGGTGAAGCAGTACGTCGGCTCCGTGGTGCCGCACACTGACAACTACTTCGCCGCGCTCAACTCGGCGGTGTTCAGCGACGGCAGCTTCGTCTACATCCCGAAGGGCGTGCGCTGCCCGATGGAGCTGTCCACCTACTTCCGCATCAACGCCAAGAACACCGGGCAGTTCGAGCGCACCCTGATCATCGCCGACGAAGGCGCGACGGTGAGCTACCTCGAGGGCTGCACGGCGCCGATGCGCGACGAGCACCAGCTGCACGCGGCGGTGGTCGAGCTGGTCGCCCACACCGACGCGACCATCAAGTACTCCACCGTCCAGAACTGGTACCCCGGCGACAAGAACGGCAAGGGCGGCATCTACAACTTCGTCACCAAGCGCGGCATCTGCAAGGGCGACCGCTCGAAGATCACGTGGACTCAGGTGGAAACCGGCTCCGCCGTGACCTGGAAGTACCCGAGCTGCATCCTGCAGGGCAACGACTCGGTTGGCGAGTTCTACTCGGTGGCGGTCACCAACAACCACCAGCAGGCCGACACCGGCACCAAGATGATTCACCTGGGCAAGAACACCCGCAGCACGATCGTGTCGAAGGGGATCTCCGCCGGCCGGGGCCAGAACACCTACCGCGGCGCCGTCAAGATCGGCCGGAACGCGGCCAACGCCCGCAACTACTCGCAGTGCGACTCGCTGCTGATTGGCGACCGCTGCGGCGCGCACACGTTTCCGTACCTGGAAATCAAGAACACCACCGCCAAGGTGGAGCACGAAGCCTCGACCTCGAAGATCGGCGAGGACCAGATCTTCTATTGCGAGTCGCGTGGCATCTCGAAGGAAGACGCGATCAACATGATCGTGTCGGGCTTCTGCAAGGAGGTGTTCAGGGAGCTCCCCATGGAGTTCGCGGTCGAGGCGCAGAAGCTGCTCGGAATTTCTCTCGAAGGGTCGGTCGGTTAA
- a CDS encoding iron-sulfur cluster assembly accessory protein — MIEITESAARVITRQLVKNQQPEGGLRIAIKAGGCSGFSYQFEWDAAARETDAVFEGAGGAKVFVDPRSLKLLDGTVLDFDEHNMLATSFTLKNPHATSTCGCGTSFSA; from the coding sequence ATGATCGAGATCACTGAAAGCGCGGCGCGCGTCATCACGCGCCAGCTGGTCAAGAACCAGCAGCCCGAGGGCGGCCTCCGCATTGCGATCAAGGCCGGCGGGTGCTCGGGCTTCAGCTACCAGTTCGAGTGGGACGCCGCGGCCCGTGAGACCGACGCGGTGTTCGAAGGCGCCGGCGGCGCGAAGGTCTTCGTTGACCCTCGCAGCCTGAAATTGCTCGACGGCACGGTGCTCGATTTCGACGAGCACAACATGCTGGCGACCAGCTTTACGTTGAAGAACCCGCATGCGACGAGCACGTGCGGCTGCGGCACGTCGTTTTCGGCCTAG
- a CDS encoding iron-sulfur cluster assembly scaffold protein, translating into MGHSDEVLKRVREPQRVGTLPAGLDVGSGVSGTLEEGAVTRIDVRVSGTRVVEARFRVFGCSAAIASASLVAEWLEGASLDEAQALTAERVTETLQLAHEREHVARRAIEAARQALASATAEGGTT; encoded by the coding sequence ATGGGCCACTCGGACGAGGTTCTCAAGCGCGTCCGCGAGCCGCAACGGGTGGGGACGCTGCCCGCCGGCCTCGATGTCGGCTCGGGCGTGTCGGGAACGCTCGAGGAGGGCGCGGTCACTCGCATCGACGTGCGGGTGAGCGGCACCCGGGTGGTTGAAGCGCGGTTCAGGGTGTTCGGCTGCAGCGCCGCGATAGCGAGCGCGAGCCTGGTGGCCGAGTGGCTGGAAGGCGCATCGCTGGACGAGGCGCAGGCGCTCACGGCCGAGCGGGTCACGGAGACCCTGCAGCTGGCGCACGAACGCGAGCACGTCGCGCGCCGGGCGATCGAAGCCGCGCGCCAGGCGTTGGCCAGCGCGACGGCGGAAGGCGGAACGACATGA
- a CDS encoding aminotransferase class V-fold PLP-dependent enzyme has product MIYLDHHATTPVDARVVEAMLPFFSERFGNAASRQHAFGWAANDAVERARKQVAALIGAGGKDVVFTSGATEANNLAIKGAAKARRGERDHLVTVATEHKAVLDPMARLQHDGWSVTVLPVNGVGLVDLAALDAAITGRTALVSVMAANNEIGVLQPIRDAAALAHAKGAWFHTDAVQAVGKVPFDVEALDVDLVSMTAHKLYGPKGVGALYVRRNRPEMRLAAEIDGGGHERGLRSGTLNVPGIVGFGRAAEIARAEMTEEAGRTTALRERLLAALHAKTDGMTVNGALNARLPGNLNVSFDGIDGEALLVSLDDIAVSSGAACTAAEPSHVLVALGLSTDRALASLRFGIGRTTTAAEIDYAAAKVADVVTRLRAMSPV; this is encoded by the coding sequence ATGATCTACCTCGACCATCACGCGACGACCCCCGTGGATGCGCGTGTGGTCGAGGCGATGCTGCCGTTCTTCTCCGAACGATTCGGGAACGCGGCGAGCCGGCAACACGCGTTCGGGTGGGCCGCGAACGACGCGGTCGAGCGGGCCCGGAAGCAGGTCGCCGCGTTGATTGGCGCCGGCGGCAAGGACGTGGTCTTCACGAGCGGCGCGACCGAGGCGAACAACCTCGCGATCAAGGGCGCGGCGAAGGCCAGGCGTGGCGAGCGCGACCATCTCGTGACGGTGGCCACCGAGCACAAGGCGGTGCTCGATCCGATGGCGCGGCTTCAGCACGACGGCTGGAGCGTCACGGTGCTGCCGGTGAACGGCGTCGGCCTCGTCGACCTCGCCGCGCTGGACGCGGCGATCACCGGGCGCACGGCGCTCGTGAGCGTGATGGCGGCGAACAACGAGATTGGCGTGTTGCAGCCGATCAGGGACGCGGCGGCGCTGGCCCACGCGAAGGGCGCGTGGTTCCACACCGACGCGGTGCAGGCGGTGGGCAAGGTGCCGTTCGACGTCGAGGCCCTGGACGTGGACCTGGTGTCGATGACGGCGCACAAGCTGTACGGCCCGAAAGGCGTTGGCGCGTTGTATGTGAGGCGGAACAGGCCTGAAATGCGGCTCGCCGCCGAGATCGACGGCGGCGGCCACGAGCGCGGCCTGCGGTCGGGCACCTTGAACGTGCCGGGCATTGTCGGGTTCGGGCGGGCGGCGGAGATCGCCCGCGCGGAGATGACCGAAGAGGCGGGCCGCACCACGGCGCTTCGCGAGCGTCTGCTCGCGGCCCTCCATGCGAAGACCGACGGGATGACGGTGAACGGCGCGCTGAACGCGCGGCTGCCCGGCAACCTGAACGTCAGCTTCGACGGAATTGACGGGGAGGCGCTGCTGGTGAGCCTCGACGACATCGCCGTGTCGTCGGGCGCGGCGTGCACCGCCGCCGAACCGTCGCACGTGCTGGTCGCGCTCGGCTTGTCAACGGATCGCGCGCTGGCCTCGCTCCGGTTCGGGATCGGGCGAACCACGACCGCGGCCGAAATCGATTACGCGGCCGCCAAGGTGGCGGACGTCGTGACCCGGCTTCGCGCGATGTCGCCGGTGTAG
- a CDS encoding SUF system Fe-S cluster assembly regulator, translated as MLRLSKKSDYALISMKHLAMRPDASSSAREISEAYDIPLELLAKVLQRLVRARLLASEQGTRGGYRLARHAATISVADVIQAVDGPVTVTACSTDDHNCDQYGKCSIRDPLWKIKNRILDALTTVSVAEMAVEMDAPVPVPSTVSRMVFVPPIGE; from the coding sequence ATGCTGAGACTCTCGAAGAAGTCGGACTACGCCTTGATCTCGATGAAGCACCTGGCCATGCGGCCGGACGCCTCGTCCAGCGCGCGCGAGATTTCGGAGGCCTACGACATCCCATTGGAGCTGCTCGCCAAGGTGCTGCAGCGGTTGGTGCGTGCGCGGTTGCTGGCGTCGGAGCAGGGCACGCGCGGCGGCTATCGGCTGGCTCGCCACGCGGCCACCATCTCGGTGGCCGACGTGATTCAGGCGGTTGATGGCCCGGTGACCGTGACCGCCTGCTCGACCGACGATCACAACTGCGATCAGTACGGCAAGTGCAGCATTCGCGACCCGCTGTGGAAGATCAAGAACCGCATCCTCGACGCGCTCACCACGGTGAGCGTGGCCGAGATGGCGGTGGAGATGGATGCGCCGGTGCCGGTGCCGTCAACCGTGTCGCGCATGGTGTTCGTGCCGCCGATTGGTGAATGA
- the moeB gene encoding molybdopterin-synthase adenylyltransferase MoeB has protein sequence MPELSGDEIKRYSRHLIMPEVGVEGQRKLKAGKVLCIGAGGLGSPAAMYLAAAGVGTIGIVDFDVVDFSNLQRQLLHGTPDVGRPKLDSAKDRLNALNPNVHIETYDAALSSENAMKFFEPYDVILDGTDNFPTRYLVNDACVLSGKPNAYGSIFRFEGQASVFATKDGPCYRCLYPEPPPPGLVPSCAEGGVFGVLPGIIGVIQATETIKLILGIGEPLIGRFMIYDALRMRFRELKLRKDADCPVCGTHPTVTRLIDYEQFCGVAPHQLAAEAAKTPATSADALTSRELKAELDRGEKLVIVDVREPQEYQINRIQGSVLIPLGDLPKRYVELDPNANIVSQCKSGVRSAKAQEFLRSKGFTSVRNLTGGILGWIDQVDPSQPKY, from the coding sequence CTGCCGGAATTGTCGGGCGACGAGATCAAGCGTTACAGCCGGCACCTGATCATGCCGGAGGTGGGCGTCGAAGGGCAGCGCAAGCTGAAGGCGGGGAAGGTCCTGTGCATTGGCGCCGGCGGCCTGGGTTCGCCGGCGGCGATGTATCTCGCCGCGGCCGGCGTCGGGACCATCGGCATTGTCGACTTCGACGTGGTGGACTTCAGCAACCTGCAGCGCCAGTTGCTGCACGGCACGCCCGATGTCGGCCGGCCGAAGCTGGACTCGGCGAAGGATCGCCTGAACGCGCTCAACCCGAACGTGCACATCGAGACCTACGACGCGGCGCTCAGCTCGGAGAACGCGATGAAGTTCTTCGAGCCCTACGACGTCATTCTCGACGGCACCGACAACTTTCCGACGCGCTACCTGGTGAACGACGCCTGCGTGCTCAGCGGCAAGCCCAACGCCTACGGCAGCATCTTCCGCTTCGAAGGCCAGGCCTCGGTGTTCGCGACCAAAGACGGCCCGTGCTACCGGTGCCTGTATCCTGAGCCGCCGCCGCCGGGCCTGGTCCCGAGCTGCGCGGAAGGCGGCGTGTTCGGCGTGCTGCCCGGGATCATCGGGGTGATCCAGGCCACCGAGACCATCAAGTTGATCCTCGGCATCGGCGAACCGCTGATTGGCCGTTTCATGATCTACGACGCGCTGCGGATGCGCTTCCGGGAGTTGAAGCTGCGCAAGGACGCCGACTGCCCGGTGTGCGGGACCCACCCGACGGTGACCAGGTTGATCGACTACGAGCAGTTCTGCGGCGTCGCCCCGCACCAGCTCGCGGCGGAGGCCGCGAAGACGCCGGCGACGAGCGCCGACGCGCTCACGTCGCGCGAACTCAAGGCGGAGCTCGATCGGGGCGAGAAGCTGGTGATCGTGGACGTCCGGGAGCCGCAGGAATATCAGATCAACCGGATCCAGGGTTCGGTCCTGATTCCGCTTGGCGACCTGCCGAAGCGGTACGTTGAGCTGGATCCGAACGCCAACATCGTGTCGCAGTGCAAGTCGGGGGTGCGCAGTGCGAAAGCCCAGGAATTCCTTCGTTCTAAAGGGTTTACGAGCGTCCGGAACCTGACGGGCGGCATCCTCGGGTGGATAGACCAGGTCGATCCGAGCCAGCCGAAGTATTAG
- a CDS encoding M67 family metallopeptidase: MAGLVLRPATDAAIRAHGRETFPHECCGALLGRDGVVHAAHALPNTTEEGPRRRFLVRPDDYRGAEKRARETGLDLLGFYHSHPDHPARPSQYDLDHAWPSFSYVIVSVMAGEDQLLTSWRLKEDRSAFAEEPVAITESPNP; the protein is encoded by the coding sequence ATGGCCGGGCTGGTGTTGCGGCCGGCCACGGACGCCGCCATTCGCGCGCACGGGCGGGAAACGTTCCCGCACGAATGCTGCGGCGCCCTGCTGGGCCGCGACGGCGTCGTGCACGCGGCGCACGCCCTGCCCAACACGACCGAAGAGGGCCCGAGGCGGCGCTTCCTGGTGAGGCCGGACGACTATCGGGGCGCCGAGAAGCGCGCCCGCGAAACCGGGCTCGACCTGCTCGGCTTCTACCACTCGCATCCCGACCACCCCGCCCGGCCCTCGCAGTACGACCTGGACCACGCGTGGCCGTCGTTCTCTTACGTGATCGTCTCGGTCATGGCGGGCGAAGACCAGTTGTTGACGTCGTGGCGCTTGAAAGAAGACCGCTCGGCCTTCGCTGAAGAGCCCGTGGCGATCACCGAGTCACCAAATCCCTAG
- a CDS encoding cysteine synthase family protein, with the protein METPTTTTNVTPSIIDLIGDTPLIRLRRIERDLPGVELYAKAEWKNPGGSVKDRPALRMVQEGIASGRLVPEKIILDATSGNTGIAYAMIGAAMGFKVRLCMPENVTPERKRILRAYGAELIFTNPLEGSDGAIRMAQEVNGQAPDRFFYADQYNNDFNWRAHYDTTGPEIIRQAGSRLTHFVAGLGTSGTFVGTGRRLREFKRDIVLASVQPDSPLHGLEGLKHMESAMVPGIYDPALADEDVRVGTEEAYEMTRRLAQEEGLLVGISSGANLVGALEVARPGAVVVVVFCDGGERYLSERFWENPPEGASIGGTN; encoded by the coding sequence ATGGAAACGCCTACGACCACGACGAACGTGACCCCGTCGATCATCGACTTGATCGGCGACACGCCGCTCATTCGCCTGCGCCGCATCGAGCGCGACCTGCCTGGCGTCGAGCTGTACGCCAAGGCCGAGTGGAAGAACCCCGGTGGATCGGTGAAGGATCGCCCGGCCTTGCGCATGGTGCAGGAGGGCATCGCCTCGGGCCGCCTCGTGCCCGAGAAGATCATTCTCGACGCCACCTCCGGCAACACCGGCATTGCCTACGCGATGATCGGCGCGGCCATGGGCTTCAAGGTGAGGTTGTGCATGCCGGAGAACGTCACGCCCGAGCGCAAGCGCATCCTGCGCGCCTACGGCGCGGAGCTGATCTTCACCAATCCGCTCGAAGGCTCTGACGGCGCCATCCGCATGGCGCAAGAGGTGAACGGCCAGGCGCCGGATCGGTTCTTCTACGCCGATCAGTACAACAACGATTTCAACTGGCGCGCGCACTACGACACCACAGGTCCGGAAATTATCAGGCAGGCCGGCTCGCGCCTGACCCACTTCGTCGCCGGCCTGGGCACGAGCGGCACGTTCGTCGGCACCGGCCGCCGCCTCCGCGAGTTCAAGCGGGACATCGTGCTCGCATCGGTGCAGCCCGACTCGCCGCTGCACGGGCTCGAAGGACTCAAGCACATGGAATCGGCCATGGTCCCCGGCATCTACGATCCGGCGCTGGCGGATGAAGACGTGCGGGTCGGCACGGAAGAGGCCTACGAGATGACGCGGCGCCTGGCGCAGGAAGAGGGTTTGCTCGTCGGCATTTCGAGCGGCGCCAACCTGGTCGGCGCACTGGAGGTCGCGCGCCCCGGCGCGGTGGTCGTCGTGGTGTTCTGCGACGGTGGCGAACGCTACTTGTCGGAGCGCTTCTGGGAGAATCCCCCGGAAGGCGCCTCGATTGGCGGCACCAACTGA
- a CDS encoding SIMPL domain-containing protein (The SIMPL domain is named for its presence in mouse protein SIMPL (signalling molecule that associates with mouse pelle-like kinase). Bacterial member BP26, from Brucella, was shown to assemble into a channel-like structure, while YggE from E. coli has been associated with resistance to oxidative stress.), with translation MKTVASALIALVVATAPAGAQAPAPQPSLIEVSGEGIVTAVPDQAWVRIGAESRSKISKDAQARNAEAMTAVQQKMSAIGIPKDAVRTLAIDLQMEYDYANGRQTARGYVARHTIEVRVDDFAKLGDVLDAAVGSGATNLHGLRFDVKRREALEREALQLAVANAMGRAEALATGARRSIDRVMRIEELSVNRGGEAPVMAMRMKAEDASTPVAAGELEIRAQIRLTASLK, from the coding sequence ATGAAGACCGTGGCCTCCGCACTCATCGCGCTCGTCGTGGCGACCGCACCTGCCGGCGCCCAGGCGCCGGCGCCGCAACCGTCGTTGATCGAAGTGTCGGGCGAAGGCATCGTGACGGCGGTGCCCGATCAAGCGTGGGTCCGCATCGGCGCGGAGAGCCGGTCGAAGATTTCGAAAGACGCGCAGGCCCGAAACGCGGAAGCGATGACCGCCGTGCAGCAGAAGATGTCGGCGATTGGCATCCCGAAAGACGCTGTTCGCACTCTCGCCATCGACCTGCAGATGGAATACGACTACGCCAACGGGCGGCAGACGGCGCGCGGCTACGTGGCGCGCCACACCATCGAGGTGCGCGTGGACGACTTCGCGAAGCTCGGGGACGTGCTGGATGCCGCGGTCGGGTCCGGTGCGACCAACCTCCACGGGCTCCGATTCGACGTCAAGCGCCGGGAGGCGCTCGAGCGGGAGGCCCTGCAGCTGGCGGTGGCCAACGCCATGGGCCGGGCCGAGGCGCTGGCGACCGGCGCCAGGCGCTCGATCGATCGCGTGATGCGCATCGAGGAATTGTCCGTGAACCGCGGGGGCGAGGCGCCGGTGATGGCCATGCGGATGAAGGCGGAGGATGCGAGCACGCCGGTGGCGGCAGGTGAGTTGGAGATCCGCGCGCAGATCCGGCTGACGGCGTCCCTGAAATAG
- a CDS encoding formylglycine-generating enzyme family protein gives MPGSLYFLLTLMRDDPIPRFVRVPAGEFSMGSDEGAADERPMHLVHVDAFHASIHPITVEQYAEFTKEATYGAPAIRDLPLVVTPAQESSFRELAAPYLWRGGEPPRERLRHPVTLVTHADATAYCRWLSGRVGRLVRLPTEAEWERAARGGRAGARYPWGDDVDASRANFLPDPALKRHRGTRPVGCYPPNENQLYDMAGNVWQWVADWYRADAYRHGDHRNPRGPGNGTLRIVRGGSWVTHDVDQLRCAHRHKVPPDTYAYSIGFRVVYSDDGSSA, from the coding sequence ATGCCCGGCAGTTTATACTTTCTCCTGACCCTGATGCGCGACGACCCAATCCCGCGCTTCGTCCGCGTTCCGGCCGGCGAGTTCTCCATGGGATCGGACGAGGGCGCCGCCGACGAACGCCCGATGCACCTTGTGCACGTGGACGCGTTCCACGCGTCCATCCACCCGATCACGGTCGAGCAATACGCGGAGTTCACGAAAGAGGCCACCTACGGCGCGCCGGCCATCCGCGACTTGCCGCTGGTGGTGACGCCCGCGCAGGAGTCGTCATTCCGGGAACTGGCCGCCCCTTACCTCTGGCGGGGCGGCGAACCCCCGCGCGAACGATTACGGCACCCTGTCACTCTGGTCACTCACGCGGATGCCACCGCGTACTGCCGATGGTTGAGCGGCCGCGTCGGACGCCTGGTGCGGCTCCCCACCGAGGCCGAATGGGAACGCGCGGCACGCGGCGGCCGCGCCGGCGCGCGCTACCCCTGGGGTGACGACGTCGATGCGTCGCGCGCGAACTTCCTGCCCGATCCGGCTCTCAAACGGCATCGCGGCACACGGCCGGTCGGCTGCTATCCGCCGAATGAGAACCAGCTGTACGACATGGCCGGCAACGTCTGGCAGTGGGTAGCGGACTGGTATCGCGCCGACGCCTACCGCCACGGCGATCACCGGAACCCGCGCGGTCCCGGCAACGGCACGCTGCGGATCGTGCGCGGCGGCTCGTGGGTGACCCATGACGTGGATCAACTGCGTTGCGCCCATCGCCACAAGGTGCCGCCCGACACCTACGCGTACAGCATCGGGTTTCGCGTCGTGTATTCGGATGATGGCTCCAGCGCATGA